One genomic segment of Ferrimonas sp. YFM includes these proteins:
- a CDS encoding tRNA pseudouridine(13) synthase TruD yields MTEYTLPQWHYLHGEPDGYAILRTQPEDFIVEEGLPFEADGQGEHHLLQIRKRLMTTHQLAQKLASFAGVKRMDVSWAGLKDKYGVTTQWFSVRIPGKETPDWSALNGEDLQVLQALRHGKKLRTGALSGNRFTLTLRQLQPGSNLEQRLEQIKAQGVPNYFGEQRFGHGGRNVERAAEMFAGKRIKDRNKRSIYLSAARSFLFNHVVSERLQQHGLASLSGDTVMMPTGGSFFKSEATDAEIPGRVVRGELRLSAPMAGDYQSGDDEADQFEQEVMARWPELVQGLKDARMDQERRPLLLRPEQMSWQLEGETLVLSFQLPAGAYATAVLRELLRYEEAHNLENQTVNG; encoded by the coding sequence GTGACTGAATACACCCTGCCCCAGTGGCACTATCTCCATGGCGAGCCTGACGGCTATGCCATCCTGCGGACCCAGCCTGAAGACTTCATTGTCGAAGAGGGCCTCCCTTTCGAGGCCGACGGACAGGGTGAGCACCACCTGCTGCAGATCCGCAAGCGCCTGATGACCACCCACCAGCTGGCCCAGAAGCTGGCCAGTTTCGCCGGGGTGAAGCGGATGGACGTCTCCTGGGCGGGACTCAAGGATAAGTATGGGGTGACCACCCAGTGGTTCAGTGTCCGCATCCCTGGCAAGGAGACCCCGGACTGGAGCGCCCTCAATGGTGAGGACCTCCAGGTGTTGCAGGCCCTGCGCCATGGCAAGAAGCTGCGCACCGGCGCCCTGAGCGGCAACCGCTTTACCCTGACCCTGCGTCAGCTGCAGCCTGGCAGCAATCTGGAGCAGCGCCTGGAACAGATAAAGGCCCAGGGCGTGCCCAACTACTTCGGTGAGCAGCGCTTTGGTCATGGGGGCCGCAACGTGGAGCGTGCCGCAGAGATGTTCGCCGGCAAGCGCATCAAGGACAGGAACAAGCGCAGCATCTACCTGTCCGCAGCCCGCAGTTTCCTGTTTAACCATGTGGTGTCCGAGCGTCTGCAGCAGCATGGCCTGGCCTCTCTGTCCGGGGACACGGTGATGATGCCCACCGGGGGCAGCTTCTTTAAGTCTGAGGCCACTGACGCCGAGATCCCGGGGCGGGTGGTGCGTGGGGAACTGCGTCTGTCCGCGCCCATGGCCGGTGACTACCAGAGCGGTGACGATGAGGCCGACCAGTTTGAGCAGGAAGTGATGGCTCGCTGGCCAGAGCTGGTCCAGGGACTTAAGGATGCGCGCATGGATCAGGAGCGTCGTCCCCTGTTGCTGCGCCCGGAGCAGATGAGCTGGCAACTGGAGGGGGAGACCCTGGTGCTCAGCTTCCAGCTGCCTGCCGGGGCCTATGCCACGGCGGTATTGCGTGAGCTGCTCCGCTATGAGGAGGCACACAATCTTGAAAATCAAACGGTTAATGGATAA
- a CDS encoding protein-L-isoaspartate(D-aspartate) O-methyltransferase → MIGQAQVYGQRLADLLRQAGIQNERVLAAIANTPRTSFVEGALTQKAWENTALPIGQGQTISQPYIVARMTQALLQDMPEGPVLEIGTGSGYQSAILAQLVPELCSVERIKGLQIKARQRLKKMDLHNIAFKYGDGWQGWPARAPFAGIIVTAAARELPQALLQQMADGGRMVIPIGEQVQVLHLITRQGDRYLSEVLEEVRFVPLVAGDTE, encoded by the coding sequence ATGATAGGTCAGGCCCAGGTATACGGTCAGCGACTGGCCGACCTGCTTCGGCAGGCGGGCATCCAGAATGAGCGGGTGCTGGCGGCCATCGCCAATACCCCCAGAACCTCCTTTGTGGAGGGGGCCCTGACGCAAAAGGCCTGGGAGAACACCGCGCTGCCCATAGGCCAGGGACAGACCATCTCCCAACCCTATATCGTGGCGCGCATGACTCAGGCGCTGCTGCAGGATATGCCCGAAGGGCCGGTGCTGGAGATCGGGACCGGTTCGGGCTACCAGTCGGCGATTCTGGCTCAACTGGTCCCGGAGCTCTGTTCCGTGGAGCGCATCAAGGGGCTGCAGATCAAGGCCAGGCAACGACTGAAGAAGATGGATCTGCACAACATCGCCTTTAAATATGGCGATGGCTGGCAGGGTTGGCCGGCTCGGGCCCCCTTCGCCGGGATCATTGTGACCGCCGCCGCCCGGGAACTGCCCCAGGCGTTGCTGCAGCAGATGGCTGACGGTGGCCGGATGGTGATCCCCATAGGCGAACAGGTTCAGGTGCTGCACCTGATCACCCGCCAGGGCGATCGCTATCTGAGCGAGGTGCTCGAGGAGGTGCGTTTTGTGCCCTTGGTGGCCGGTGACACCGAGTAA
- a CDS encoding VTT domain-containing protein — protein MTPSKEHRLRRRSLAAFAFLEGLILPIPAELALAPMCRLEPRQWFSLACLTVFWSVLGGLLAYLAARYGMEALVMPLVQRWHYEAELTEILALYGQWGAGILAVTGLTPLPYKLATLAAGASGVSWPLFLLAATVSRASRYVLVAWVAKETGRLPKSYAWLGWLILGGLLCAMLLVL, from the coding sequence GTGACACCGAGTAAGGAACACAGGCTGCGCCGCCGTTCTCTGGCGGCGTTTGCCTTTCTGGAGGGGCTGATTCTGCCTATCCCTGCAGAACTGGCCCTGGCGCCCATGTGTCGGCTGGAGCCCAGGCAGTGGTTTTCCCTGGCCTGCCTGACGGTGTTCTGGTCGGTGCTCGGTGGTTTGCTTGCCTACCTGGCGGCGCGTTATGGCATGGAGGCTCTGGTGATGCCTCTGGTGCAGCGCTGGCACTATGAGGCGGAACTGACGGAGATCCTGGCACTCTATGGCCAATGGGGAGCGGGGATACTGGCGGTGACCGGATTGACGCCACTGCCCTATAAGCTGGCCACCCTGGCGGCCGGGGCCAGCGGTGTGTCATGGCCCTTATTCCTGCTGGCGGCGACGGTGAGTCGAGCCAGCCGATATGTTTTGGTGGCCTGGGTGGCTAAGGAGACGGGCCGCCTGCCCAAGTCCTACGCCTGGCTGGGATGGTTGATACTGGGAGGATTGCTGTGCGCCATGCTGCTCGTTTTGTAA
- the relA gene encoding GTP diphosphokinase: MVSVRQIHFGEQQVDLSQWLMQLELSAESRQKLEACFRYCQELTVEERPVLEACLIRAREMVEILLPLNMDIATLEASVLFTCLDEGLLTLEQIEEKYDAKLLPLIKSVQVMDAIRTLQTGSGVHASEGQIDNLRRMLLAMVEDVRAVVIKLAEGVVMLREVKNADEETRVVLAREVRDIYAPLANRLGIGQLKWELEDLSFRYLHPDTYKDIARLLDEKRIDRESYIHEFVSDLQQNLDRDGIRAEVYGRPKHIFSIWKKMQKKNLAFSELFDVRAVRIIAERLQDCYAALGVVHTKWRHLPNEFDDYVATPKPNGYQSIHTVVLGPAGKSVEIQIRTEQMHQDAELGVAAHWKYKEGPQSGKSTGFEEKINWLRKILQWQEDVVESGNLIDEVRSQVFEDRVYVFTPRGDVVDMPAGSTVLDFAYYIHSVVGHRCIGAKIDGRIVPFTTEVETGQRVEIITAKQPNPKRDWLNPNLGYIKTSRARAKIAHFFKQEDKEKNTVAGREILETELGRHGLKLEEASSAVERFNMHSLDDLLAAIGGGDIRLNQVINHIQSRHKRAMENEEDAVAELVNRAPSRPSRRSGQIEVNGVGNLMTHLAKCCQPLPGDPIYGYITQGRGVSVHREECEQLKDMLERSPERGVDVVWGESAAGGYSVSIRVVANDRNGLLRDVTTLLTNEKSNVTEMRSRSDNMKHTAIIELKLELYNMESLSRLVSRLSQIPGVVEVGRL, translated from the coding sequence ATGGTATCGGTTCGTCAGATCCATTTCGGAGAACAGCAGGTCGATCTTAGCCAGTGGCTGATGCAGCTGGAGCTCAGCGCGGAGTCGCGCCAGAAGCTGGAGGCCTGTTTCCGATATTGTCAGGAACTGACCGTGGAGGAGCGTCCGGTGCTGGAGGCGTGCCTGATCCGCGCCAGGGAGATGGTGGAGATCCTGCTGCCCCTGAACATGGACATCGCCACCCTGGAGGCCAGTGTCCTGTTCACCTGCCTGGATGAGGGACTGCTGACCCTGGAGCAGATCGAGGAGAAGTACGACGCCAAGCTGCTGCCCCTGATCAAGAGCGTTCAGGTGATGGACGCCATCCGCACCCTACAGACCGGCAGCGGCGTGCACGCCTCCGAGGGCCAGATCGATAACCTGCGTCGCATGCTGCTGGCCATGGTGGAGGATGTCCGCGCCGTGGTGATCAAGCTGGCGGAGGGGGTGGTCATGCTCCGCGAGGTGAAAAACGCCGACGAGGAGACCCGGGTGGTGCTGGCCCGGGAGGTGCGCGACATCTACGCGCCCCTGGCCAACCGTCTGGGTATTGGTCAGCTGAAGTGGGAACTGGAGGACCTCTCCTTCCGTTACCTGCACCCGGACACCTACAAAGATATCGCCAGGCTGTTGGACGAGAAACGCATCGACCGGGAAAGCTACATCCATGAGTTTGTCTCCGACCTGCAGCAGAACCTGGACAGAGACGGCATCCGCGCCGAGGTCTATGGCCGTCCCAAGCACATCTTCAGCATCTGGAAGAAGATGCAGAAGAAGAACCTGGCGTTTTCCGAACTGTTCGATGTGCGCGCCGTGCGCATCATCGCCGAGCGGCTGCAGGACTGCTACGCCGCCCTGGGGGTGGTGCACACCAAGTGGCGCCATCTGCCCAACGAATTCGATGACTATGTGGCGACCCCCAAGCCCAACGGTTACCAGTCCATTCATACTGTGGTGCTGGGCCCGGCGGGCAAGAGTGTGGAGATTCAGATCCGCACCGAGCAGATGCACCAGGACGCCGAGCTGGGTGTGGCCGCCCACTGGAAATACAAAGAGGGGCCCCAGTCCGGCAAATCCACCGGCTTCGAAGAGAAGATCAACTGGCTGAGAAAGATTCTCCAGTGGCAGGAGGATGTGGTGGAGAGCGGCAACCTCATCGACGAGGTGCGCAGCCAGGTGTTCGAGGACAGGGTCTACGTGTTTACCCCCAGGGGAGACGTGGTGGACATGCCTGCCGGCAGCACCGTGCTGGATTTTGCTTACTACATCCACTCGGTGGTGGGCCACCGCTGCATCGGCGCCAAGATCGATGGCCGCATCGTGCCCTTCACCACCGAGGTGGAGACCGGCCAGCGGGTGGAGATCATCACCGCCAAGCAGCCCAACCCCAAGCGAGACTGGCTCAACCCCAACCTGGGTTACATCAAGACCAGCCGCGCCCGGGCCAAGATTGCCCACTTCTTCAAGCAGGAAGACAAAGAGAAGAACACCGTCGCCGGCCGGGAGATCCTGGAGACCGAGCTGGGCCGTCACGGCCTCAAGCTGGAGGAGGCCAGCTCCGCGGTCGAGCGCTTCAATATGCACAGCCTGGATGACCTGCTGGCCGCCATCGGCGGTGGTGACATCCGCCTCAATCAGGTGATCAACCACATCCAGAGCCGTCATAAGCGCGCCATGGAGAACGAAGAGGACGCGGTGGCCGAACTGGTCAATCGGGCCCCCTCCCGCCCCAGCCGCCGCAGTGGCCAGATTGAGGTTAACGGGGTGGGCAACCTGATGACCCACCTGGCCAAGTGCTGTCAGCCCCTGCCCGGGGATCCCATCTACGGCTACATCACCCAGGGACGCGGCGTCTCCGTGCACCGGGAGGAGTGTGAGCAGCTCAAGGATATGCTGGAGCGCAGCCCGGAGCGTGGCGTGGACGTGGTCTGGGGCGAGAGCGCCGCCGGCGGCTACAGCGTCAGCATCCGGGTGGTGGCCAATGACCGCAACGGCCTGCTGCGGGACGTAACCACCTTGCTCACCAATGAGAAGTCCAACGTCACCGAGATGCGCAGCCGCTCGGACAACATGAAACACACCGCCATCATCGAGCTCAAGCTGGAGCTGTACAACATGGAATCCCTGAGTAGGCTGGTGTCCCGGCTGAGCCAAATTCCCGGCGTGGTGGAGGTAGGCAGACTGTGA
- the eno gene encoding phosphopyruvate hydratase: protein MAKIVKIVGREVMDSRGNPTVEAEVHLEGGFVGMACAPSGASTGTREALELRDGDKSRYLGKGVLKAVANVNDSIAPALVGFDAADQRGLDKVMIDLDGTENKDNLGANAILAVSLAAAKAAAAAKGLPLYAHIAELNGTPGEYSMPVPMMNILNGGEHADNNVDIQEFMVQPVGAPNFREALRMGAEIFHSLKKVLKAKGLNTAVGDEGGFAPNLASNADALAVIKEAVEAAGYKLGTDVTLALDCAASEFYKDGQYVLSGEDKSFDSNAFSDYLGELSAQYPIVSIEDGLDESDWEGWAYLTKILGDKIQLVGDDLFVTNTKILKRGIDNSIGNSILIKFNQIGSLSETLDAIKMAKDAGFTAVISHRSGETEDATIADLAVGTAAGQIKTGSLCRSDRVAKYNQLLRIEEALGGNVPYRGLKEINGQG, encoded by the coding sequence ATGGCAAAGATCGTTAAGATTGTCGGCCGCGAAGTCATGGACTCCCGCGGTAACCCCACTGTAGAAGCCGAAGTGCATCTGGAAGGCGGGTTTGTCGGCATGGCCTGTGCTCCCTCCGGTGCCTCCACCGGTACCCGTGAAGCCCTGGAACTGCGTGACGGTGACAAGTCCCGCTACCTGGGTAAGGGCGTACTGAAAGCCGTTGCCAACGTTAACGACTCTATCGCTCCTGCCCTGGTGGGCTTCGACGCCGCTGACCAGCGTGGTCTGGACAAGGTGATGATCGACCTGGACGGCACCGAGAACAAAGACAACCTGGGTGCCAACGCCATCCTGGCTGTGTCTCTGGCCGCTGCCAAGGCCGCCGCTGCCGCCAAGGGTCTGCCTCTGTACGCCCACATCGCTGAGCTGAACGGTACCCCTGGTGAGTACTCCATGCCAGTACCTATGATGAACATCCTCAACGGTGGTGAGCACGCGGACAACAACGTGGACATCCAGGAGTTCATGGTACAGCCTGTTGGCGCGCCTAACTTCCGTGAAGCCCTGCGCATGGGTGCCGAGATCTTCCACAGCCTGAAGAAGGTACTGAAGGCCAAGGGTCTGAACACTGCCGTAGGTGACGAAGGTGGTTTCGCCCCTAACCTGGCCTCCAACGCCGACGCCCTGGCTGTGATCAAGGAAGCGGTTGAAGCGGCTGGCTACAAGCTGGGCACCGACGTGACCCTGGCTCTGGACTGCGCGGCTTCCGAGTTCTACAAAGACGGTCAGTATGTCCTGAGCGGCGAAGACAAGAGCTTCGATTCCAACGCCTTCTCCGACTACCTGGGCGAGCTGAGCGCTCAGTACCCCATCGTATCCATCGAAGATGGCCTGGACGAGTCCGACTGGGAAGGCTGGGCCTACCTGACCAAGATCCTGGGTGACAAGATCCAGCTGGTGGGTGACGACCTGTTCGTAACCAACACCAAGATCCTCAAGCGCGGTATCGACAACAGCATCGGTAACTCCATCCTGATCAAGTTCAACCAGATCGGCTCCCTGTCCGAGACCCTGGACGCCATCAAGATGGCCAAAGACGCTGGCTTCACCGCAGTGATCTCCCACCGTTCCGGTGAGACCGAAGATGCCACCATCGCCGACCTGGCTGTGGGCACCGCTGCCGGCCAGATCAAGACCGGCTCCCTGTGCCGCTCTGACCGTGTTGCCAAGTACAACCAGTTGCTGCGCATCGAAGAGGCCCTGGGCGGTAACGTACCTTACCGTGGCCTGAAGGAGATCAACGGCCAGGGCTAA
- the ispD gene encoding 2-C-methyl-D-erythritol 4-phosphate cytidylyltransferase, with amino-acid sequence MLPKHTPIYAVVPAAGVGKRMGADIPKQYLPLNGRPILSHTLGRLLSHPGITQVVVALGSEDGFFDALPESTDPRLTRVPGGQERADSVLSALSHIDDDQAWVMVHDAARPCLSHEDIDRLIRLSGEQGGILAAPVRDTMKRANGDGAIDHTVERSGLWHALTPQLFPLKALRDALAQGLEQGANITDEASAMERLGWHPTLVEGSPANIKVTHPDDLRIAGLLIKE; translated from the coding sequence ATGTTACCTAAGCACACCCCCATTTACGCCGTGGTGCCCGCGGCCGGCGTTGGCAAGCGCATGGGAGCCGACATTCCCAAGCAGTATCTGCCACTCAATGGTCGCCCCATACTGTCCCACACCCTGGGCCGGCTGCTCAGCCATCCCGGCATCACTCAGGTGGTGGTGGCACTGGGCAGTGAGGATGGCTTCTTCGACGCGTTGCCAGAGTCCACCGATCCCAGGTTGACCCGGGTCCCTGGCGGGCAGGAGCGAGCCGATTCGGTGCTCAGTGCGCTGAGCCATATCGATGACGACCAGGCCTGGGTGATGGTCCATGATGCCGCCCGCCCCTGTCTGAGCCATGAGGATATCGATCGGTTGATCCGACTTTCCGGCGAGCAGGGAGGCATCCTGGCCGCCCCGGTACGGGATACCATGAAGCGGGCCAATGGCGATGGCGCCATTGACCACACGGTGGAGCGCAGTGGCTTGTGGCATGCCCTGACCCCGCAGTTGTTCCCACTCAAGGCCCTGCGTGATGCCCTGGCTCAGGGCCTGGAGCAGGGCGCCAACATAACCGATGAGGCCTCCGCCATGGAGCGCCTGGGATGGCACCCCACCCTGGTGGAGGGCAGCCCAGCCAACATCAAGGTGACCCACCCTGACGATCTGCGCATCGCCGGGTTGCTGATTAAGGAGTAG
- the surE gene encoding 5'/3'-nucleotidase SurE, whose amino-acid sequence MKILVSNDDGVHAPGIRALSEALASLAEVTTVAPDRNCSGASNSLTLTNPLRVQSIENGYLAVNGTPTDCVHLAIRELMEGEPDLVVSGINAGANLGDDTLYSGTVAAAMEGRHLGLPTIAVSLVGRELRHYETAAQFTLKLVKHLKQNPLPSNQILNINVPDLPEEAIQGVVVTRLGARHKAEGMIRTQDPAGRDIYWLGPPGQQQDAGPGTDFHAVANGYISITPLTVDLTAHDQLDGLKGWMGGLS is encoded by the coding sequence ATGAAGATTCTGGTAAGCAATGATGACGGGGTGCATGCCCCGGGAATCCGCGCTCTGTCCGAGGCCTTGGCCTCTCTGGCAGAGGTGACGACCGTGGCACCTGACCGCAACTGTTCCGGGGCCAGCAACTCGCTGACCCTGACCAACCCGCTGCGGGTGCAGTCCATAGAGAACGGCTATCTGGCGGTGAACGGCACCCCCACCGATTGTGTGCACCTGGCGATTCGTGAGCTGATGGAAGGTGAGCCCGACCTGGTGGTGTCCGGCATCAATGCGGGCGCCAACCTGGGGGACGACACCCTCTACTCCGGCACCGTGGCCGCGGCCATGGAGGGACGCCATCTGGGGCTGCCCACCATCGCCGTTTCTCTGGTGGGTCGTGAGCTGCGCCACTACGAGACTGCCGCTCAGTTCACCCTGAAGCTGGTCAAGCACCTGAAACAGAATCCGCTGCCCTCCAACCAGATCCTCAACATCAACGTGCCCGACCTGCCGGAAGAGGCGATTCAGGGCGTCGTGGTCACCCGCCTGGGCGCTCGTCATAAGGCGGAAGGGATGATCCGCACCCAGGATCCCGCCGGTCGCGACATCTACTGGCTGGGACCTCCGGGTCAGCAGCAGGATGCCGGTCCGGGGACCGATTTCCATGCGGTGGCCAACGGCTACATCTCCATCACCCCGCTGACCGTGGATCTGACGGCCCACGATCAGCTGGATGGGCTCAAGGGCTGGATGGGCGGCTTGTCATGA
- the ispF gene encoding 2-C-methyl-D-erythritol 2,4-cyclodiphosphate synthase, whose product MIRIGHGFDVHKFGGEGPVTLAGVKVPYHQGLLAHSDGDVILHAISDALLGALALGDIGHHFPDTDPKFKGADSRVLLRHCYALVKERGYTLGNLDVTVIAQAPKMAPHIQQMRANISADLESALDQVNVKATTTEKLGFTGRAEGIATEAVVVLTRD is encoded by the coding sequence ATGATTCGCATTGGCCATGGTTTCGATGTGCATAAATTTGGTGGTGAGGGTCCGGTGACCCTGGCCGGAGTGAAGGTGCCCTATCACCAGGGGCTGCTGGCCCACTCCGATGGGGATGTGATCCTGCACGCCATCAGCGATGCCCTGCTGGGGGCCCTGGCCCTGGGGGACATCGGCCACCATTTCCCCGACACCGACCCTAAGTTCAAGGGGGCGGACAGCCGGGTGCTGCTGCGCCATTGCTATGCTTTGGTGAAGGAGCGTGGATACACACTGGGCAACCTGGACGTGACCGTCATCGCCCAGGCCCCAAAGATGGCGCCCCACATCCAACAGATGCGCGCCAACATCAGTGCCGACCTGGAGTCGGCGCTGGATCAAGTTAACGTAAAGGCGACCACCACGGAGAAGCTGGGTTTTACCGGCCGTGCCGAGGGGATCGCCACCGAAGCAGTAGTGGTACTTACCCGTGACTGA
- the mazG gene encoding nucleoside triphosphate pyrophosphohydrolase yields the protein MDRLLAIMAKLRDPDGGCPWDLKQDFASIVPHTLEEAYEVADAIERGDWEGLPGELGDLLFQVVFYAQLGKEKHWFDFEEVARRISDKLERRHPHVFTDAQIPETELKANWEATKSAERADKGEHSLLDDIPRGMPALTRSVKIQKRVATVGFDWDSLGPVVDKVHEEVDEVLEEAHQVVVDQEKLTEEVGDLLFAVTNLARHLKVNPEQALRRANDKFERRFRGVEALAGESGRELDAHTLEQLEAYWQQVKGRE from the coding sequence ATGGACAGACTGCTGGCCATCATGGCCAAGCTGCGCGATCCCGACGGCGGTTGCCCCTGGGATCTGAAACAGGATTTTGCCTCCATAGTGCCCCATACCCTGGAGGAGGCCTACGAGGTGGCCGACGCCATCGAGCGGGGTGACTGGGAGGGGCTGCCCGGCGAGCTGGGGGACCTGCTGTTTCAGGTGGTGTTCTATGCCCAACTGGGCAAGGAGAAGCACTGGTTCGATTTCGAGGAGGTGGCCAGACGCATCAGTGACAAACTGGAGCGGCGCCACCCCCATGTGTTCACCGACGCCCAGATCCCCGAGACGGAGCTCAAGGCCAACTGGGAAGCCACCAAGTCTGCCGAGCGGGCAGACAAGGGGGAGCACTCCCTGTTGGATGACATCCCCAGGGGAATGCCTGCCCTGACTCGCTCGGTGAAGATTCAGAAGCGGGTGGCCACCGTCGGCTTCGACTGGGACAGCCTGGGGCCAGTGGTGGACAAGGTCCACGAAGAGGTGGATGAGGTGCTCGAGGAGGCCCATCAGGTGGTGGTGGATCAGGAGAAACTCACCGAGGAGGTGGGTGACCTGCTGTTTGCCGTCACCAACCTGGCCCGTCATCTCAAGGTGAACCCGGAGCAGGCCCTGCGCCGGGCCAACGACAAGTTTGAGCGACGCTTCCGTGGGGTGGAGGCGCTGGCTGGCGAGTCAGGTCGGGAACTTGATGCCCACACCCTGGAACAGCTGGAGGCCTACTGGCAGCAGGTGAAGGGGCGGGAATAG
- the ftsB gene encoding cell division protein FtsB, producing MRLLLIVLTLSLVGLQYRLWNGENGYAEVRRLESQIAEQQANNLQLEQRNQMLRQEITDLRDGLESIEERARNELGMVGPNEQFFRVIKRPSADSARQ from the coding sequence ATGCGACTGCTGCTTATTGTCTTGACGCTGTCCCTGGTTGGGCTTCAGTACCGTCTCTGGAACGGAGAGAATGGCTACGCCGAAGTGCGTCGGCTGGAGTCACAGATCGCCGAGCAGCAGGCCAACAACCTGCAACTGGAACAGCGCAATCAGATGCTGCGTCAGGAGATCACCGATCTGCGCGATGGGCTGGAGTCCATCGAAGAGCGCGCCCGGAACGAGCTGGGCATGGTGGGACCCAATGAGCAGTTCTTTCGGGTGATCAAACGCCCCTCCGCTGATTCTGCCCGCCAGTAA
- a CDS encoding CTP synthase — protein MTTNYIFVTGGVVSSLGKGIAAASLAAILEARGLNVTIMKLDPYINVDPGTMSPTQHGEVFVTEDGAETDLDLGHYERFIRTKMSKRNNFTSGRIYADVLRKERRGDYLGATIQVIPHITNAIKERVISGAEGHDVAIVEVGGTVGDIESLPFLEALRQLAVELGRDRAMFMHLTLVPYLSAAGEVKTKPTQHSVKELLSIGIQPDILICRSDRVVPANERRKIALFCNVEEKAVISLKDVDSIYKIPALLKSQGLDELCAKRFGLTCPEADLSEWERVIYEEANPTGEVTIGMVGKYVELPDAYKSVNEALKHGGLKNRVSVTIKYVDSQDVEAKGTSILEGLDGILVPGGFGERGVEGKIMAARYARENKVPYLGICLGMQVALIEFARNVAGLEGAHSSEFNSGTDHPVVGLITEWVDEEGNVEERTEGSDLGGTMRLGGQLCHLKEGSKVAQMYGGATCVERHRHRYEVNNNYVKRLEEAGLAFTGLSTDKKLVEIIEIPGHPWFVAGQFHPEFTSTPRDGHPLFAGFVKAADEFQKRELN, from the coding sequence ATGACTACAAATTATATCTTCGTGACGGGCGGGGTGGTTTCCTCGTTGGGTAAAGGCATTGCAGCAGCGTCTCTTGCCGCCATTCTGGAAGCTCGCGGTCTTAACGTGACCATCATGAAACTGGATCCCTACATCAACGTGGATCCCGGCACCATGAGCCCCACTCAGCACGGTGAGGTGTTCGTGACCGAAGACGGTGCCGAAACCGACCTGGACCTGGGCCACTACGAGCGCTTCATCCGCACCAAGATGAGCAAGCGCAACAACTTCACCTCCGGCCGCATCTATGCCGACGTTCTGCGCAAAGAGCGTCGCGGCGACTACCTGGGTGCCACCATCCAGGTGATCCCTCACATCACCAACGCCATCAAAGAGCGGGTGATCTCCGGTGCCGAAGGTCATGACGTGGCCATTGTGGAAGTGGGCGGTACCGTGGGTGACATCGAGTCCCTGCCGTTCCTGGAAGCCCTGCGTCAGCTGGCGGTAGAACTGGGCCGTGATCGTGCCATGTTTATGCACCTGACTTTGGTGCCTTACCTGTCCGCCGCCGGTGAAGTGAAGACCAAGCCGACTCAGCACTCAGTAAAAGAGCTGCTGTCCATCGGTATTCAGCCCGATATCCTCATCTGCCGTTCCGATCGCGTGGTGCCCGCCAACGAGCGTCGCAAGATCGCCCTGTTCTGTAACGTCGAAGAGAAGGCGGTAATCAGCCTGAAGGATGTGGACAGCATCTACAAAATCCCGGCCCTGCTGAAATCCCAGGGACTGGATGAGCTGTGTGCCAAGCGCTTTGGCCTGACCTGTCCTGAAGCGGACCTGTCCGAGTGGGAGCGGGTGATCTACGAAGAGGCCAACCCAACCGGCGAAGTGACCATCGGCATGGTGGGCAAATACGTTGAACTGCCTGACGCCTACAAGTCCGTCAACGAGGCGCTGAAGCACGGCGGTCTGAAGAACCGTGTCTCCGTGACCATCAAGTACGTGGACTCCCAAGACGTGGAAGCCAAGGGCACCTCCATCCTGGAAGGCCTGGACGGCATCCTGGTACCCGGTGGCTTCGGTGAGCGTGGCGTGGAAGGCAAGATTATGGCCGCCCGTTACGCCCGTGAAAACAAGGTGCCCTACCTGGGTATCTGCCTGGGTATGCAGGTGGCTCTGATTGAGTTCGCCCGCAATGTGGCCGGCCTGGAAGGCGCACACTCCAGCGAGTTCAATTCAGGCACCGATCACCCTGTTGTGGGTCTGATCACAGAATGGGTCGACGAAGAGGGTAATGTAGAGGAGCGCACTGAAGGCTCCGACCTCGGCGGCACCATGCGCCTGGGTGGCCAGCTGTGCCACCTGAAAGAGGGCTCCAAAGTAGCCCAGATGTACGGCGGCGCCACCTGCGTTGAGCGCCACCGTCACCGTTACGAAGTGAACAACAACTACGTCAAGCGCCTGGAAGAGGCGGGTCTGGCCTTCACCGGTCTGTCCACCGACAAGAAACTGGTTGAGATCATCGAGATCCCAGGTCACCCATGGTTTGTGGCCGGCCAGTTCCACCCAGAGTTCACTTCCACTCCACGTGACGGTCACCCCCTGTTTGCCGGTTTTGTGAAGGCAGCAGACGAGTTCCAGAAAAGGGAACTAAACTAG